One Methylorubrum extorquens genomic window, GATGCGGGCGCCGTGCGCGCCTTCGTCGAGGACGTGCTGTCGATCGCCGGCATCTCGCAGGTGGGTGGACGCAGCGCCGGGGCCATCGCCGAGCGCTTCCTCGCCAAGGCCTCGGCGCAGGCGCATGGGGGTGCAGGCCTCAACACGGCGAACCGCGAACTGATCGAGCGCTACTGCGCCATCTCCGGCGATCCCGATGCGGCGGTGGCCGCGGTGCGGGCGCTGGCGCGCGAGGCGGGCCTGACCCACGAAGGGCTGGAGGCGGCGCTCGCCCTGTTCGAGGAGCGCACCGGCTTCATGGCGGCGCGGGGTCTGCCGGTCGAGCGCTTCCGGTTCAACGGCGGGTTCGCGCGCAACCTCGACTATTACACCGGCTTCATCTTCGAGGTGACGGGCCCTCAGGGTGGCCCGACCCTGGTCGGCGGCGGGCGCTACGACGGGCTCCTGCAGCAGCTCGGCAGCCCGGTGCCGCTGCCGGCGGTGGGCTGCGCGTTCTGGCTGTCGCGCTGCACCGACGGAAGCGCTGAAGGAGTTGTCGCGTGACCGATGGTCCCCTCGTTCTTGCCGTCCCCTCGAAGGGCCGGCTTCAGGAGAATGCCAGCGCCTTCTTCTCCCGCGCGGGCTTGAAGCTCGTGCAGAAGGCGGGCGCGCGCGAGTATCGCGGTACGCTCGCCGGCCTTCCCGGCGTCGAGGTGCGCTATCTCTCGGCCTCGGAGATCGCCGGCCAGCTCGCCAGCGGTGCCGCCCATCTCGGCGTGACCGGCGAGGATCTGATCCGCGAGATGCTGCCCGACCCCGCCGGCAGCGTCGAATTGCTGACCCCGCTCGGCTTCGGCCATGCCAGCGTGGTGGTCGCGGTGCCGCAGGCCTGGATCGACGTGCGCGCCATGAGCGACCTCGACGAGGTGGCCAGCGAGATGCGACTGCGCCAGGGCCGGCGGATGCGCATCGCCACGAAATACGTGAACCTGACCCGTCGCTTCTTCGCCGAGGCCGGCATCGCCGATTACCGCATCGTCGAGAGCCTGGGGGCCACCGAGGGCGCCCCGGCGGCAGGCTCGGCGGAGATCATCGTCGACATCACCACCACCGGCACAACGCTCGCGGCCAACGCGCTGAAGATCCTCGACGACGGAGTCATGCTGCGCTCGGAGGCCAACCTCGTCGCCTCGCTGAAAGCCCCTTGGGGCGAGACGGCGCGGGCGAGCCTTCGCACCGTGCTCGGCCGCATCGCGGCGGAGGAGCGCGCCCGCACCAGCCGCGAGGTACGCGCCGCGCTTCCCGAGACCGGCGCGATCGATCTCGCCACCATCGCCGGCCTGCACGAGGCCGAGTTGCCCTACGGCGCCCCGCGGGGCGCGGACGGCGAGATCGTGATGCGGTGCCCCGTGGACGCGGTGTTCGACCTCTCCGACGCCCTGGTGCAGGCCGGGGCGCGGTCCGTCACCGTGCGGCGGATCGACTATGCCTTCGCGGCGGAGAACCCGCTGGCGGAGCGGCTGCTGGCGCGGCTGTGAGCGGCGGTTTTTGATGACTTAGGACGCCAAGGGTTCCCCTCTCTCCCCGCACGCGGGGAGAGGCTCATCCTGAAGCGCCCCCTCACCCTCGGCTGCCGCCTTGCTTCATGCCCCGACAAGGGGGCACGAAGCCCTCTCCCCGCGTGCGGGGAGAGGGGTAATCCGCACATCCCAAAATGATCAACCTGATACCGAGCAAAGCGGAGCCTCAGGATGAGGGGATGGGTGGGAAGGGCGGCTGGTGCCCCTACTGCCCGCCCTGCTTGGCGAACTCCGACAGCACGCCCCGCAGCACCTTGAGCCGGCCCTCGTAGGCGGCCGTCAGGCAGGCGACCTCGGTGCCGCAGGCGCGGCGGTCCTTGAGCCAGGCCTCCTGATCGTCCTGCATCTTGGTGCGGTTGCCCATCGGCAGCAGGTCTTTGAGGATGTCGAAGCGCACCGCCATCTCGACATCGAGGTCGTTGAGGCTGCGGGTGTCGCAGATCGTCTTCTCGTCCGGCGTCTCGGCCTTGGAGCAGGGAAAACTCGCCGCCGCCGCGGGCGAGGCCGCGGCGAGGCTCACGGCGAGGGCAAGGAACAGGGTCCGCATCGGACAAACTCCATCGCGGCGAACGGCCACGCTTGCCCATCCAACACACGAGCCGGCCCGGCGGTGCCGGACCCGTCGCAAAAGAATCAGCCCCAGGGCTTCACGATCGCCAGGATGACGATGCCGATCATCAGGAGCGTCGGCACCTCGTTGATGACCCGGTAGAAGCCCTGGCTGCGGGTGTTGCGGTCGGCGGCGAAGTCCTTGACCGTGCGGGCGAGGAAGCCGTGCACGCCGCTCATCGCCAGCACCAGGGCGAACTTCGCCTGCAGCCAGGGCGAGGCGTAGTAGCCGCTCTGCCACGCGAGCCAGAGGCCGAGGATCCAAGTGACGATCAGGGCCGGCGTCATGATCGCCTTGAGCAGGCGCCGCTCCATGACCTTGAAGGTCTCGGACTGCACCCGCGACCCGGCCGGCAAGGCGGCGTGATAGACGAACAGGCGCGGCAGGTAGAGCATCGCCGCCATCCAGGCGATCACCGCGATGACGTGGAAGGCCTTGATCCAGGGGTACAGGGTCTCAAGCACCGGGTGAGGCACTCCGTGTGGGGGATGCGGCGCGCAGGCGCCAGGAATTGGCCGGTCAGAAGCGGCGCGAGCGGCCAAGCGGCCTCGTCCGTTCCGCCGGTGAGCGAGAGCCAGCGGATCTCTTCGATCTCGGCACCGCAGACAGGGTTCAGGCCGGGTGTTGCGACCTGCCGATAGACGGTCGCCTCGACGATGTGGCCGGGCTCGTTGGCGGCTTGCGCCTCGAACCGACCCAGCCGCACAGCCGTGCGGGGGTCGAAAGCGAGAGCGAGTTCCTCCCGGAGTTCGCGGGCAAGACAGGCGGCGTCGGTCTCATCCGCCTCGAACTTGCCGCCTGGGAGCATGAAGCGGAGGCTGCCGCGCTTGCGCACCAGCAGCAACGCTTCGCCCGTCTCGTCCCAGCGCGTCAGAGCCAAGGCTGCGACGCGGATACGCGTCACCGGCCGCCTCTGAGCCGGGCCAGCATCTGCTCGACATGGGCGATCGGCGTCTGCGGGGTGATGCCGTGGCCGAGGTTGAAGATGTGCGGCAGGCCCTCGGTCGCCGCCAGGATGGCATCCACGGCCGCGTCCAGGGCCCGCCCGCCCTCGATCAGGGTCTCGGGGTGGAGGTTGCCCTGGGTGACCGTCGAGGCCGGCACACGGGCTCGCAGGGCCGCGAGATCGACACCCCAATCGACGCCGACGGCACTCGCGCCGGTCTCGGGCACGACACGGGCATGGCCCTCCAGCCCCGATCCCTTGGCGAACACGATGATCTTCGCATCCGGCACCTGCGCCCGGACGCCCTGGACCATCCGCGTGATCGGCCCGAGCGAGAAGCGCTTGAGGGCATCGCCGTCGCTCGACTCGGGCAGCACGCCGGCATGCGACTCGAAGATCTGCACCGCGTCGGCGCCGGCCCGGAGCTGGCGCACGAGATATTCGGTCTGCACGGCGACGAGCCGGTCGAGCAGCGCGTCGAGCAGCGCGGGGTCGGCCGCCGCCAGCGACCGGGCCGGGGCGAGGTCCACCGTGCCGCGGCCACCGATCATGTAGCTCGCCACGGTCCAGGGCGCGCCGCAGAAGCCCAGCAGCGTGGTCTCGTGGGGAAGCGCCCCGCGGATGCGCTCGACCGCCTCGAAGACCGGTGAGAGGTGCGAAAAGATCGCCGGGTCGCCCGCCTCGCGCAGGCGGTCGAACTGGGCGCGGCCTTCGAGCGCATCGAGGCGCGGGCCCTCGCCCTCGACGAAGCGCACGTCCTGGCCGAGCGCGTGGGGGATGACGAGGATGTCGGAGAACAGGATCGACGCCTCGAAGCCGAAGCGGCGGATCGGCTGGAGCGTGACCTCGGTGGCGAAGGCCGGGTTGTAGCAGAGATCGAGGAAGGAGCCGGCCTCGGCCCGGGTCGCCCGGTATTCCGGCAGGTAGCGGCCGGCTTGGCGCATCATCCAGGCCGGGGGCGGGGAGATCGCCTCTCCCGACAGCACCCGCAGCACCGGTCTATCCGCCGTCTTTGCCTCCGCCATGCCTGAAGTCCGCATCCTGCCTGATTGCCATTCGAGGGAGACCGAAGGGATCGCGACCGCGCCATCCCCACCCCGGCCCTACTCAAAGAAAGAGAGATTCTAGAATCTCTGTTTTTTCTCTTGGACGTTGGATCGTGATGCCGCAAGCGCGTCCACAGGCCCTCCCCACGGCCACGGCGTTAATCGCCTCTTAACGGATTGGATCTAATGTCCACGATAGGCCAAGCTCAGCAGTGGCTTGCGTGGGCCGGTATGCCCTGACTGCCGCCTCGGTCCCGGATTCTCCCATCCGGGCGACTCCACCGTGTGCGCAGGGTCGGGGTGTTGAGGGCGGAGTCGATGGATCTTGGGGCAACCCGCCGTCGCGCTCCAAATGGGCCTGGTTTTCCCCACTTATCGACTCCCCGGACGCGCTCTGGGGACAGCGTGGCGGTAGTGGGACGCTAAATCACTGACAGAACAATCGAATATTGCCGAGCTGGTGGCGGTACCGGCCACTGCGCCGCCCTGCCGGAACGGTTCGGCTCCGTCGTTCCATGCCAGCGCGGGCCGGCCCCCGGCGTCATCCGCGAGGGTGGGCGACGCGCTCCGGCCGCCGCGATGACGGACCGTCCGGCCGCACGGCAGCCGGTGTCCCCCACGGACGACGGCAATTCGGCATCGCGCTTGCCCGAGAAAATGCTCTAAGCATCCCCTCGGGGCGGGTATGTCGCCCCGGACCGAGCGTCACGGCAGAGACGGGCCGACGATGAGCCGCAGCTACTTCCACCTTCATCTCGTCTCGGATTCCACCGGCGAGACCCTGATCAATGTCGGGCGCGCGGCGGCGGTGCAGTACGAGGGCATCTCGGCGATCGAGCACGTCTACCCGCTGGTGCGCTCGGGCGCGCAGCTCGAACGGGTGATCTCCGAGATCAAGGCGGCGCCGGGCCTCGTGCTCTATACGCTGGTCGGTCACGAACTGATCGAGCGTCTGGAGGAGGCCTGCCGCGAGACCGGCTCGCCGACGCTCAACGTGCTCCAGCCGGTGCACGCGCTGCTGCGCTCCTATCTCGGCGCGACCTCGACCGAGCGGCCGGGCGCCCAGCACATGCTGAACGCCGAGTACTTCAAGCGCATCGACGCCATGAACTTCACGCTCGCCCACGACGACGGCAACCTGCCGGCCGACCTCGACGAGGCCGACGTGGTGCTGGTCGGCGTCAGCCGCACCTCGAAGACGCCGACCTCGATCTATCTCGCCAACCGCGGGCTCAAGACCGCGAACCTGCCGCTCGTCCCCTCGATGCCGCTGCCGCCGAGCTTCGAGCGGGTCAAGAAGGCGCTGATCGTCGGGCTGATCGCCAGCCCCGAGCGGATCGTGCAGATCCGCCAGAACCGCCTGCTGAGTCTCAAGGCCGACGACAATTCCTCCTACGTCGATCGGCAATCGGTCTCCGACGAGATCGCCGCCTCGCGCCGGCTCTGCGCCAAGTACCGCTGGCCGACCATCGACGTGACCCGCCGCTCGATCGAGGAGACGGCCGCCGCGATCCTCGACCTCTACCGCGAGCACCGCCTCAAGTTCATCGCGACCTGAAGGCAGGGAGATGGAAGACGCGGGCCCTCCCGCGGCCGATCTGCGCGAGACCGTTGGGGCCGGGCGCGGGCGCTGCACCGATCTCAGCCTGTCCTACCGGGACTGGGCGCCCCCGCCCGAACTGCTGGTCGGCGCGGTGACGCCCAAGCTGCTGCGCGTCTATCACGAGCAGACCACCGTGCTCGGAACGAGCCTCTACGAGTTGCCGGGGGCGGAAGTAACGGAGGAGGGCGTCGTGCTCCTCGACGGCGTGTTCCAGTACGCCGCCCAGCTCAACATCTTCTCCGTCAACTTCGAGGGGCATTTCCGCGCCATCGCCGCGCGGCTTCCGAGCCTGCGGCGGGTCACCGTCGAGGAGCCGGTCGTGCTGCTGACCGGCATGGGCCACCAGATGTACGGCCACTGGCTGGTCGATTTCCTGCCGAAGCTGTTCCTGCTCGACCGGGCCGGCCACGACATCACGCGGCTGCGCTACCTCCTGCCCGCCGACACGCCGCGTTTCGCGCGAGATTGGCTCGGCCTCCTCGGCATCGGGGAGGACCGACTCATCGTCTACGACCGCACCGGCGATCTCGTCGTCTGCCGCTCGCTCCTCGTGCCGACGGCGCTCCGCTTCATCAGTCGCGCCTCGCCGCTGATACGCCAAGCTCGCCGCTTCCTCCTTGAGCGCGCCGCGCCCGGCTCTCGCTGGCGGCTCCCTTGGCCGCCCGGCCGTCGGCGCGAGAAACCGGGGAGCGAAAAACTCCTGATCTCCCGCTCGGACAACGCCGACACGCGCAACCGGCGCACCCTGGCGGAACGGGCGGCGTTCGAGGCTGCGGCGGTGGCCCGCGGCTTCACCCCCGTCCGGCCCGAGCGGCTGAGCGTGCCCGAACAGATCGCCCTGTTCCGCTCGGCCGGTACGATCATCGGCGAGTACGGTTCGGGGCTGCACGGTTCGCTGTTCGCACCCCCCGGCACCACCGTGGTGGCGCTCCGCGACAACGGGCTCGAACTCGGCTTCCTGCAAAGCTCGATCGACCATACGCTGGGCCATGCCAGCGGCTACGTGATCGGCTCGGAGCGCTCGGAGGAGGGGTTCTTCTCCGTGGCGACCGAGGATATCGACTTTCTGTTCGACTGGCTCGACTGGCGCGGCCTGCGCTGACGGAATCATTTTCGACGTGAACGCTTCTGCCCTCTGGCTCGCCCCCGCGCCCCTCCTTCTCGCCTCGGCGAGCGCCACCCGGCGCGATCTCCTGACGGGCGCCGGCCTGCCGGTGGAGACGGCGCCCGCGCGGATCGAAGAGCGCGCCTTGGAGGCCGAGGGCAGTGCCCTGGCTCCGATCGAACTGGCGCGGCGGCTGGCTCGGGCCAAGGCGGAGGAGGTGGCGGCCCGCCATCCCGGCCGCGTCGTGATCGGCGCCGACCAAGTGCTCGAATGCGAGGGCCGGATCTTCCACAAGCCCGCCGACCTCGCAGCGGCGCACGCCCATCTTGCCCGGCTCCAGGGCCGGACCCACCAGCTTCATTCGGCGGTCGCAATCGTACGCGGCGGCCACGCCGAGGATTTCGTCGAAACCGCGCGGCTGACTTTGCGCCCCCTCGATGCGGGGGCCATCGACGCCTATCTGCGGCTCGCGGGAGTAGCGGTCACGACCTCGGTCGGCGCCTACCAACTCGAAGGCCTCGGCATCCACCTGTTCGAGCGGGTCGAGGGCGACCACTCGACGGTCCTCGGCCTGCCGCTCACGCCCCTTCTCGCGCGGCTGCGGGGCCTGGGCCTGCTGGCGTTCTGACACGGCGAGGGACGATGGACGACCACGGGCAGGATCATCGGCAGAGTCATCGACACGACCACGCCCATCCGGATCACGGCCACGATCATGCCGGGCACGGGCACAGTCATGCCCACGGTCACGGGGGCCATGGTCACGTCCACGCCCCGAAGAATTTCGGACCGGCCTTCGCCATCGGCATCGCGCTGAATCTCGGCTTCGTCGGCGTCGAGGCGGCCTATGGCTGGCTCTCGAACTCCATGGCGCTGGTGGCCGATGCCGGCCACAATCTCTCCGACGTGCTCGGCCTCGTCGCCGCCTGGCTCGCCGCGGTGCTGGTGAAGCGGGCGCCGTCGGCGCGCTTCACCTACGGCCTGCGCGGCTCCTCGATCCTGGCCGCTTTGTTCAACGCGGTGGTGCTTCTGGTGGCTACCGGCGGCATCATCGTCGAGGCGGTGCAGCGCTTCCTCGAGCCGGCCCCGGTCGCCGGCACCACGGTGATGGTGGTGGCCGGCATCGGCATCCTCATCAACGGCTTTACCGCGTGGCTGTTCGCCTCGGGTTCCAAGGACGACATCAACATCCGCGGCGCCTACTTGCACATGGTGGCCGACGCGGCGGTCTCGGCCGGCGTGGTGCTGGCGGGCCTCGTCATCCTCGCCACTGGTTTCGACTGGATCGACCCGCTGGTGAGCCTCGCCATCGCCGCGCTCATCATCGTCGCGACCTGGGGGCTCCTGCGCGACAGCGTGGCGATGTCGCTTGCCGCGGTGCCGCCCGGCATCGATCCGGAGGCGGTTCGCGCCACTCTCGCGGCCCGCCCCGGCGTGCGCGGGCTGCACGACCTCCACATCTGGCCGATGAGCACCACCGAAGTCGCCCTCACCGCCCATCTCGTGGTCGCCGACGAAGCGCCCGGCCGGCTCTTCCTCAAGGAGACGGCGGACGAACTGCGGGCGCGCTTCGGCATCCATCACGCCACCCTCCAGATCGAGATCGAGGGGCAGACCGCCTGCACGCTGCCGGCGGCGTGCGTCGCGTGATGTCTCTCGACCTTCGCAAGCAGGATTCCATGACAGCCAGGGCCTTCGTCGTCGGCCATCCGATCCGCCATTCCCGCTCGCCGCTGATCCACGGGCACTGGCTCGCCGAGCACGGGTTGGATGGCAGCTACGAGCGCATCGATGTGGCGCCCGACGCGTTCGAGGCCTTCGTCCGCGGGCTTCCCGCCTCGGGCTTTGCCGGCGGCAACGTCACCATCCCGCACAAGGAGGCGGCCTTTCGGCTGGCCGATTCCCTGACGGAGCGAGCGAAGACGATCGGCGCCGTGAACACGCTGATCGTCGAGGACGGCTGCGTGCGCGGCGACAACACCGATGCGCCGGGCTTCATCGCCCATCTCGACCACAGCCTCGGGCAGGGCTGGCCCGAGCGGACCGGCAGGTCCGCCCTGGTGCTCGGCGCGGGCGGCGCGGCGCGGGCCATCGTCGTCGGGCTGGTGGAGCGGGGGCTCTCGGTCCGCGTCGCCAACCGCAGCCCCGAGCGGGCGCGTGTGCTGGCCGAACTCGACCCCGAACACGTCGAGGCGCTGGCCTGGGAGGCCGTGCCGGACGCACTTTCCGACACCGGGCTTCTCGTCAACACCACCTCGCTCGGCATGGCCGGGCACCCGCCGCTCGCTCTCGACCTCGTCCCGCTCTCGGACCGCGCGGCGGTGGCCGACATCGTCTACGTGCCGCTGGAGACGCCGCTCCTGGCCGCGGCGCGGGCGCGGGGGCTTGCGGCGGTGGATGGGCTCGGCATGCTGCTGCACCAGGCCGTGCCGGGCTTCGCCGCATGGTTCGGCCTGCGCCCCGAGGTGACGCCGGCCCTGCGCCAAAGAATCGTCGCGGATCTCGTCGCGAAATGAGCGCTTCCGAACAACCCCGCCCTCCCGTGGTGCTCGGCCTCACCGGCTCGATCGGCATGGGAAAGTCGGCCACCGCCGCGATGTTTTCCGCCCGCGGCGTCCCGGTCCATGATTCGGACGCGGCGGTCCACGCCCTCTACGGGCCGGGCGGCGCCGCGGCGCGGGCGATCGGGGACGCCTTTCCCGGCGCCCTGACGCCGGAGGGCGGGGTCGATCGCCCGGCCCTGCGCACGGCGGTGCTCGGCAATGCCGAAAAACTCGCCCGGCTGGAGGCGATCGTGCATCCGCTGGTTCGCGACGAGAGCCGCGCCTTCCTCGCCCGCAACGCGGGGGCGCCGCTCGTCGTCCTCGACATCCCGCTCCTGTTCGAGACCGGGGCCGACGCCCGCTGCGACGCCGTCCTCGTCGTCACCGCTCCGCCGGAGGTGCAGCGCGCCCGCGTGCTCGCCCGCCCCGGCATGACCGAGGATGCGTTCGACGCGATCCGTGCCAAGCAGATGCCGGATGCCGAGAAGCGGGCGCGGGCGGATTACGTGATCGACACGAGCCGCGGGTTCGAACACGCCGAAGGCGAGGTGAAGCGGATCGCCGAGGAGCTGGCCAACCGAAGCCGCTGAGGGACGTCGCCGGTTAACGCATCCTTCGCCAGCCGCGCGCAGGCTGTGTTCCTGCATCGGATCGGAAAAAATGCTGCGCGAGATCGTCCTCGATACCGAGACCACTGGCACGGAGGCTCGAAACGGCGACCGGCTGATCGAGATCGGCTGCGTCGAACTCATCAACCACGTCCAGACCGGCGAGACCTTCCACCGGCTCATCAACCCGCAGCGCGCGGTGTCCGAGGGGGCGTTCGGGGTCCACGGCATCTCGGATGCGATGCTGGCCGACAAGCCGGTCTTCGCCGAGGTGGTCGACGCCTTCGTCGCCTTCTGCTGCGATTCGCGGCTGGTGATCCACAACGCGCCCTTCGACGTCGGCTTCCTCAATATGGAATTCGCCCGGCTCGGGCCCGCCGCGCCGAAGCCGATTGTGCTGGAGGACGTGGTCGATACCCTGCTGCTCGCCCGCCGCAAGCATCCGGGCGCGGCCAACAACCTCGATGCCCTGTGCAACCGCTACGGGGTGGACACCACCCGCCGGGTCAAGCACGGCGCGCTGCTCGACGCGCAGATCCTGGCCGAGGTCTATGTCGAGTTGCTCGGCGGCAAGCAGACCACCCTAGGTCTCAGCATCGCCGAACCGGCCGAGACCGTGGCGCTCGGTGCCCTGACCGATTCGGGTCCGGTCGGGCCGCGGCCGATCCGCAGCCGGCTCACCGAGGGTGAGCGCCTGAGGCATGACAGCTTTGTCGAGAGCCTCGGAACAAACGCCGTCTGGCGGGAATACATGGAGCCGTGAGCCGTTGCCCGCAGCGGTGACCGCACAGGCAACGATCCGTTAAGTCTTTCTCGGCGCGCAGTCTTTGGTGTCGAATGGCCCGTCCTTCGACCGGCTAGGCGCAAGTGGCGCCTCTCCCATCCCCTCGTCCCATCTTGCTGCAATGCAAAAAACTTCATCTTGCGGTGCAGCATAAGCCTTTCCATACCATCCTGGTGGCTGGCGCAGGGATGTCGCGCGATGATGGACGTGATTCAGGAGCGGCGGCCGGATGCCCCGATCGCCGTGAGACTCGGGGCCAAACCCGGCGACCATGAGAAGATCACGGTCAATCTCGGCTTCGTCGATCTCGGGCATGTCGATCTCCTCGTGTCGGAGGGCGTCTACGCCAACCGCAGCGACTTCATCCGCACGGCGGTCCGCAACCAGATCGAGCGGCACGCCGACATCACCCGCCAATCGGTGGCCCGCAAACCGATCGAAGTCGGTCTGCGCCGCTACGGCCGGGCCGAACTGGAAGCGGCGCAGGCGGCGGGGACCCGGCTCGACATCCGCGTCCTCGGCCTCGCCGTCATCGCCGACGACGTTCCCGCCGACCTCGCCAGCGCCGCGATCGCATCGATCGAAGTGCTCGGCAGCCTCCAGGCGAGCCCCGCCGTGAAGCGGGTGCTGGCCGACCGCCTGCCCTGACCCTCGGAAAATCCCCCTCGTGACCCGCTGCGCTCGCGCGCGCTCGTCGCCGACCCGGAAAGCGAGACCCGCATGACCGAACGTCACAACGCCTTCTTCACGGATATCGCCGAGGCCACCCGCCTGACCCAGGCCGGACGGCTCGGTGAGGCGACCGCCCTCATCCAGCGCAGCCTCGGCGGTGCGAACCTCTCCGCCGAGGGGGTGCGGCCGACCGATGCGTCGCCCGCCCCGAACGGGACGCCGCGGCTCGAAGGGTCGGCGACCCGGCTCGATCCGGAGGTGGGTGCGGCTCAGCCTACGGATCACGCGACGCTGATCCCCGAACGGCTTCGCGAGAACATCGACCATGTGATGCAGGGCCTGCGCTCGCTGGTGCCGTCGCTGAATGGGCTGACGGGCGGTGGCCAGGAGGCGCCCAGACCCAACGGTACCGAACCCGCCGGGGTCGCGTCGGAGGGCGGCCAGTTCGTCGAGCGCAGCTTCTCCAATGCCGCCGGGGCGCGGGACTACAAGCTGTTCATCCCGAGCCCGCGGAACGGACCCCGTCCGCTGCTCGTGATGCTGCACGGCTGCAGCCAGTCGCCGGAGGATTTCGCGGCGGGAACGCGCATGAACACGCTCGCCGAGGAGGAGGGGGTCTACGTCGCCTATCCCCGCCAGACGAGCCGGGCCAACGCGCAGAAGTGCTGGAACTGGTTCGAGCCCGGCGATCAGGGCCGGGAGATGGGCGAGGCCGGCATCGTTGCGGGCCTCGTCCGCGCGATTTGCGCCGAGCATTCGATCGATCGCTCCCGCATCTACATCGCCGGGCTCTCGGCGGGCGGGGCGGCGGCGGCCAACATCGCCCGGGCCTATCCCGACCTGTTCGCGGGCCTCGGCGTGCATTCGGGCCTTGCCGCGGGCTGCGCCCGCGACCTGCCCTCGGCGCTCTCGGCGATGCGCGTCGGCGCGCCCGGTGCGGCCGAGCCCGGCGGTGCG contains:
- the dnaQ gene encoding DNA polymerase III subunit epsilon, whose amino-acid sequence is MLREIVLDTETTGTEARNGDRLIEIGCVELINHVQTGETFHRLINPQRAVSEGAFGVHGISDAMLADKPVFAEVVDAFVAFCCDSRLVIHNAPFDVGFLNMEFARLGPAAPKPIVLEDVVDTLLLARRKHPGAANNLDALCNRYGVDTTRRVKHGALLDAQILAEVYVELLGGKQTTLGLSIAEPAETVALGALTDSGPVGPRPIRSRLTEGERLRHDSFVESLGTNAVWREYMEP
- a CDS encoding CopG family transcriptional regulator: MMDVIQERRPDAPIAVRLGAKPGDHEKITVNLGFVDLGHVDLLVSEGVYANRSDFIRTAVRNQIERHADITRQSVARKPIEVGLRRYGRAELEAAQAAGTRLDIRVLGLAVIADDVPADLASAAIASIEVLGSLQASPAVKRVLADRLP
- a CDS encoding extracellular catalytic domain type 1 short-chain-length polyhydroxyalkanoate depolymerase — its product is MTERHNAFFTDIAEATRLTQAGRLGEATALIQRSLGGANLSAEGVRPTDASPAPNGTPRLEGSATRLDPEVGAAQPTDHATLIPERLRENIDHVMQGLRSLVPSLNGLTGGGQEAPRPNGTEPAGVASEGGQFVERSFSNAAGARDYKLFIPSPRNGPRPLLVMLHGCSQSPEDFAAGTRMNTLAEEEGVYVAYPRQTSRANAQKCWNWFEPGDQGREMGEAGIVAGLVRAICAEHSIDRSRIYIAGLSAGGAAAANIARAYPDLFAGLGVHSGLAAGCARDLPSALSAMRVGAPGAAEPGGAAGFGAGAVTQNLRVPTIVFHGEGDGTVHPRNADAVLAQAGIDALTPRQEGGSNGRHSYTRTRYADEAGRVQVEAWSVQGAGHAWCGGSSAGSYTDPNGPDASRAMLDFFLSHNLTGGRG